GGATCGGGAAAACGAGTTTTTCGAGGTTGGAGCGGATATAATTCTGCTGGGATTTTTTTTCATGTTCGAGCTGATTCAATATCCCCCGTACCAGCGACTCCTCGTCCTCTGGATCAAGCGACAAATCCTTCAGGCTTTTCTGGCACGTGCATTCATGCGTTTTCTCAACCAGAAGCAACCCGGCACCGGTGAAATTGCCATCTCGATCTATATGCGGAACTGCATAGATAAAGAGCCGGATCTGATCCCCTGAGTTGGTAGCTGTACTTATCTGGTATTTGGCCACCGATTCACCCTGCTTCAGTCGTGCAGTCAATTGTCTCAGTTTTTGCCTTGTCAGGGAATCGAAAAGCGTTTCATAATGTTTTCCAATGACTTCTTTATTATCACGCTCAAGGAGTTTGCATGCGTTCTCATTAAGCTTTGTTAAGCGCGTGGATCTGTCTATTTCCAAGAAAGGTTGACCGTTAAAACCGGTCATCTCAGCCAAGCGCTCGAAATCATCCATGTGGCTTTTATATTCGGTGATATCCCGGCAACTGAAAAGCAACCTGCCACCCTTGAAGTCAACCGGCCTGGCGGAGAGCAACACTGTTTTTTCATGATTGTATTTATCATTAACTTTCATGCTCTGGTTTACGATCTTCTCGCCGGCTTTCAAGCGGTTTAAATCTATGTTTTCATGCCCGAAAATCCTGTGGATATTGGCAAGTTCTTTGAGTTCATAGACGGTGTAACCAAAAATGCGGTCGATATCTGAGTTCAAATACAGAAAATGCCCCTTCTCATCAGTGACATAAACCGATTCATCCAGGTTAGCCAGCGTCAGGCGATGCAGTTCTTCTGAATGGCTGACCAGGCTGGAGTCTTCAAGCCTCCTGAGATGACTGCTGACAAGTCTGGCAATATCCACCAGTATCTTTTGTTTCTGCTCGTAATAGTTACAGACCTCACAACTCTTTTGAAATGAGTGACAATATACTTCTATGAAGCCCTCGGCAGAACTGCCGTCAGAGAGATTCACCCGCCATCTGTGATTGCATTCGCTGTAACCCGGACTGCGATACTCGAGTCCGTTTCTTACGATCCTGCAGGTGGCCAGATCACTGCAATTCCAGCTCGGGGGGATATTTTCCACCAGCCATTGCAAGAGCTGGCGATCGGGAAGTTTCTGGTCGACTGTCAAAAGCGCTAAACGGCGAAACAATTCCAGGCTACGCACAACCCGCCTGCTGTCGCAGGCATCCCTGCTATCTCCCTCGTCCTCTGATTTGCTCGCCATAAAATGCCTGATTTCTTTTGCCACCAGAGAAGCTACTTCATGATACGATGATTGAGTATAGTCTTCTGACACTGATTTTTCAGATCCGGGAAGGAAGTAGATCTCGACAACGCCCTGCTCGCTTCCCTGGTTGTCGGTAATTTGAACTTCCGCCTTATGATCTGTCAGGTTAAATTCGGGTGACTGAAATTCAACATTTTTATACAGGATTCGAATACCGGACAGTTCATTGTCATCAAAATATTGACCAAGGCTTTCGACCAGGGTCGAAAAAAACTGGCTTAAGCTCACATTGGCCTTGTCGCGCAAAAACAGGATATTGTGCAGGCTGTTGAGCTCTGCCACTTTCCTGCTGAAATCGAAACAGCTCTCATCGTGGTGATCATTACTGACACAGTTTATTCCT
This DNA window, taken from Candidatus Zixiibacteriota bacterium, encodes the following:
- a CDS encoding PAS domain S-box protein, with protein sequence MKQSRLILPKNGQIRFERMSSRVDDNSKNESLNEIILEKPEPEDNCDGSDSAVQQGINCVSNDHHDESCFDFSRKVAELNSLHNILFLRDKANVSLSQFFSTLVESLGQYFDDNELSGIRILYKNVEFQSPEFNLTDHKAEVQITDNQGSEQGVVEIYFLPGSEKSVSEDYTQSSYHEVASLVAKEIRHFMASKSEDEGDSRDACDSRRVVRSLELFRRLALLTVDQKLPDRQLLQWLVENIPPSWNCSDLATCRIVRNGLEYRSPGYSECNHRWRVNLSDGSSAEGFIEVYCHSFQKSCEVCNYYEQKQKILVDIARLVSSHLRRLEDSSLVSHSEELHRLTLANLDESVYVTDEKGHFLYLNSDIDRIFGYTVYELKELANIHRIFGHENIDLNRLKAGEKIVNQSMKVNDKYNHEKTVLLSARPVDFKGGRLLFSCRDITEYKSHMDDFERLAEMTGFNGQPFLEIDRSTRLTKLNENACKLLERDNKEVIGKHYETLFDSLTRQKLRQLTARLKQGESVAKYQISTATNSGDQIRLFIYAVPHIDRDGNFTGAGLLLVEKTHECTCQKSLKDLSLDPEDEESLVRGILNQLEHEKKSQQNYIRSNLEKLVFPILTILQKKVGNEENKLLCLLKSCLSDLNSPLASRLESSMARLSPREINVCELIKNGLSSKEIAQALNISLVTVHKFRQRIRKKLQLTNKSISLFAFLKNMDEEKSK